A DNA window from Candidatus Zixiibacteriota bacterium contains the following coding sequences:
- the pdxT gene encoding pyridoxal 5'-phosphate synthase glutaminase subunit PdxT produces the protein MFSHLTVGVLALQGDFERHLYRLSLLRARGREVRSLRDLEGLDGLVIPGGESTTMNLLLDRFDMRSKLQELCRQKGVWGTCAGMILLAREVDDARVKPLQIVDIAVSRNGYGRQVDSFHTEVRAELNGKPAVLKASFIRAPIVSRVGEGVKILSEHQGKPVLLIQNNCLVSSFHTELDEDLTLTKYYLENLVSVFK, from the coding sequence ATGTTTTCCCATCTGACTGTTGGGGTTCTGGCGCTTCAGGGGGATTTTGAGCGCCATTTGTACCGTCTTTCCCTATTGAGAGCGAGAGGTCGGGAAGTTAGGTCGCTCCGCGACCTGGAGGGTCTCGATGGTTTGGTCATACCGGGCGGAGAGTCCACCACCATGAATCTTCTGCTCGACCGCTTCGATATGCGCTCGAAACTGCAGGAGCTTTGCCGTCAGAAGGGAGTCTGGGGCACGTGCGCCGGTATGATTTTGCTGGCGCGGGAAGTAGATGACGCGCGGGTCAAACCGCTTCAAATAGTAGATATAGCGGTCAGCAGGAACGGCTACGGAAGACAGGTTGATTCCTTTCATACCGAGGTGCGGGCAGAACTGAATGGAAAACCGGCAGTTCTCAAGGCGTCATTTATCCGGGCGCCTATCGTCTCCCGGGTTGGAGAAGGGGTAAAAATTCTTTCGGAACATCAGGGAAAACCGGTTCTCCTGATTCAAAACAATTGCCTCGTAAGCAGTTTCCACACCGAGCTGGATGAAGATTTGACACTCACCAAATATTATCTCGAAAATCTCGTATCTGTATTTAAATAA
- the lipA gene encoding lipoyl synthase, giving the protein MTVNISPAGHTSQLIKSPAAGDGRRRLPEWLKVTANFTPEYFRIKDILARHNLHSVCQEASCPNIRECFGAGTATFLILGNHCTRGCRFCDVTTARPLGLDLEEPERLSKVVAELKLKQVVITSVTRDDLPDGGASIFARTIELLRRQDNEVKIEVLIPDMKGKEEAVRTVLLAKPDVFAHNVETVERLYRRVRPGAILERSLAVLKMGDSFSPRPVVKTGFMVGLGETLEEIKELMEHIYATGTQIVTVGQYLQPSEKHLPIEKFYRPDEFKEIAAMGKEIGFQHVEAGPLVRSSYKAFNQSKDLLGVK; this is encoded by the coding sequence ATGACCGTTAATATATCCCCTGCGGGGCATACCTCTCAGTTAATAAAGTCGCCTGCCGCCGGTGACGGGCGCCGGCGTCTTCCGGAATGGTTGAAAGTCACGGCGAATTTTACTCCGGAATATTTCCGCATCAAGGATATCCTGGCGCGGCATAATCTGCATTCGGTCTGTCAGGAAGCCTCCTGCCCGAACATTCGGGAATGCTTCGGCGCGGGGACGGCCACTTTTCTTATCCTGGGGAATCACTGTACCCGGGGATGCCGATTTTGTGATGTCACAACGGCGCGGCCTCTGGGGCTTGACCTTGAGGAGCCGGAGCGACTCTCTAAAGTAGTGGCGGAACTGAAATTGAAGCAGGTGGTTATAACTTCGGTCACAAGAGATGACCTGCCGGATGGGGGAGCCTCTATTTTTGCCCGGACTATAGAGCTCCTCCGAAGGCAGGATAATGAAGTCAAGATTGAAGTGCTGATTCCGGATATGAAAGGGAAAGAAGAGGCGGTGCGGACAGTTCTGCTTGCCAAGCCCGATGTTTTTGCGCATAATGTTGAGACGGTCGAGCGGCTGTATCGCCGTGTTCGTCCCGGCGCCATTTTGGAGCGCTCCCTGGCAGTCCTGAAAATGGGCGACAGTTTTTCGCCCCGTCCGGTGGTCAAGACCGGCTTCATGGTCGGACTGGGGGAGACGCTGGAAGAAATCAAGGAGCTGATGGAGCATATCTACGCCACCGGGACGCAAATTGTGACGGTGGGCCAGTATCTGCAGCCGTCGGAGAAACATCTTCCGATTGAGAAATTCTATCGTCCTGATGAATTCAAGGAGATAGCGGCGATGGGAAAGGAAATCGGTTTTCAGCATGTTGAAGCAGGACCATTGGTGCGCTCTTCATACAAAGCATTTAACCAGTCCAAGGACCTGTTAGGAGTGAAATAA
- the pdxS gene encoding pyridoxal 5'-phosphate synthase lyase subunit PdxS produces MNLEDKDYRLRVGLAEMLKGGVIMDVTSAEQAKIAEQSGAAAVMALERVPADIRAEGGVARMADPSVIEAIKSAVSIPVMAKCRIGHFAEAEVLEALKVDFIDESEVLTPADYQYHIDKWKFRVPFVCGCRNLGEALRRISEGAAMIRTKGEAGTGDVSEAVKHLREINAAMKRLTVMSEEELFGAAKELAAPIELVRLVAGTGKLPVPNFAAGGVATPADAALVMKLGAEAVFVGSGIFKSSNPERRAAAIVTAVAQFNDPKVVADCSRGLGEAMKGISAAQIPQENLLQVR; encoded by the coding sequence AGATAAAGATTATCGATTGCGAGTCGGTCTGGCGGAAATGCTCAAGGGCGGGGTTATAATGGATGTCACCAGCGCGGAGCAGGCAAAAATAGCGGAGCAGTCGGGAGCGGCGGCGGTAATGGCGTTGGAGCGGGTGCCGGCTGACATTCGCGCTGAAGGCGGGGTGGCGCGGATGGCCGACCCATCTGTTATTGAGGCGATTAAAAGCGCCGTTTCGATTCCGGTAATGGCAAAATGCCGGATAGGTCATTTCGCGGAAGCGGAAGTTCTGGAGGCGCTCAAAGTTGATTTCATCGATGAATCGGAAGTGCTCACCCCGGCCGATTACCAGTACCATATCGACAAATGGAAATTCCGGGTGCCATTTGTCTGCGGCTGCCGCAATCTCGGAGAAGCGCTGCGGCGGATTTCCGAGGGGGCCGCTATGATTCGCACCAAGGGTGAAGCCGGCACCGGCGATGTCTCGGAAGCGGTGAAACATCTGCGGGAAATAAATGCCGCCATGAAGCGGTTGACGGTGATGTCGGAAGAGGAGCTTTTCGGAGCGGCCAAAGAGCTGGCGGCGCCGATTGAGCTGGTGCGCCTGGTCGCCGGGACCGGGAAACTTCCGGTGCCGAATTTCGCCGCCGGCGGAGTTGCCACTCCGGCTGATGCCGCTCTGGTGATGAAACTGGGGGCCGAAGCGGTTTTTGTCGGCAGCGGAATTTTCAAATCCTCGAATCCGGAAAGGCGCGCCGCCGCCATTGTCACCGCCGTGGCACAGTTCAATGACCCGAAAGTGGTCGCCGATTGCAGCCGCGGGCTGGGTGAAGCGATGAAAGGAATTTCGGCGGCGCAGATTCCGCAGGAGAATCTTCTTCAGGTGCGGTAA
- the ispH gene encoding 4-hydroxy-3-methylbut-2-enyl diphosphate reductase, which translates to MKKIIIAQHYGFCMGVKRAIAIAEETAGSNGSVTILNEIVHNEAIVEKFRREGVGQSFSLEDVKEGTLIISAHGASPEVFRKAEEKGLKVVDATCPLVIRIHKIVKKLAENGYHILHFGDDKHDETIGIMGHAPDKVTVIPTLDALEGLGPIDGKLAMTSQTTARVSDFVEVERRAKEKYPQIEIFNTICNATNQRQAAIMDLAPKVDMMLVVGSESSANSKRLAQISKAICGIAYLINSPDDIRPHWFENGEKPIEVVGLSAGASTPDFLIDGAIEKLQRIGGGEVEVVYPEKRMAKNRLALAEDDD; encoded by the coding sequence TTGAAGAAGATAATAATCGCCCAGCATTATGGATTCTGCATGGGTGTGAAACGGGCTATCGCGATAGCGGAGGAAACCGCCGGAAGCAACGGCAGTGTTACCATTCTCAACGAAATCGTGCATAATGAGGCGATTGTGGAGAAGTTTCGTCGGGAAGGAGTGGGGCAGTCGTTCTCACTGGAAGATGTAAAGGAAGGGACTTTGATAATTTCCGCCCATGGGGCGTCTCCGGAAGTATTCCGAAAAGCGGAAGAAAAAGGGCTGAAAGTGGTCGATGCCACCTGCCCGCTGGTGATTAGAATTCATAAGATAGTCAAGAAACTTGCTGAAAACGGTTATCATATTCTGCATTTTGGCGACGACAAGCATGATGAGACCATCGGAATAATGGGGCATGCGCCGGACAAAGTGACGGTTATTCCGACTCTTGACGCGCTGGAAGGGCTGGGTCCAATCGACGGGAAACTGGCGATGACATCGCAGACGACCGCTCGCGTTTCGGATTTTGTCGAGGTGGAACGGCGGGCAAAAGAAAAGTATCCCCAGATTGAAATCTTTAATACCATATGTAACGCCACCAATCAGCGACAGGCGGCGATAATGGACCTGGCGCCCAAGGTGGATATGATGCTGGTGGTCGGCTCGGAATCATCGGCAAATTCCAAACGACTGGCGCAGATTTCCAAAGCGATCTGCGGCATCGCGTACCTGATCAACTCTCCTGATGATATCCGACCGCACTGGTTTGAAAACGGTGAGAAGCCTATCGAAGTGGTCGGCCTTTCGGCAGGGGCGTCGACGCCCGATTTCCTGATAGATGGCGCTATCGAGAAACTGCAGCGAATT